One genomic window of Elaeis guineensis isolate ETL-2024a chromosome 2, EG11, whole genome shotgun sequence includes the following:
- the LOC140855257 gene encoding VQ motif-containing protein 8, chloroplastic-like gives MPSSIREVQNQTPRPPPLKIAKESCKVRKPIVSTTHRQSPPSDHQSPIIVHMHSPKIVHARPQDFMRVVQFLTGNSSLPSAPGSIHPVLDLNEGWEAERRSRLNPSDSVREFRFYSA, from the coding sequence ATGCCTTCCTCCATAAGAGAAGTACAGAACCAAACTCCtaggcctccacctctgaagatAGCTAAGGAATCATGCAAGGTCAGGAAGCCAATTGTCAGCACCACACATCGTCAATCTCCACCTTCTGATCATCAATCCCCGATCATCGTCCACATGCACTCGCCTAAAATTGTTCATGCCAGACCTCAGGATTTCATGAGGGTGGTGCAGTTCCTGACCGGGAACTCGTCGTTGCCTTCTGCACCTGGTTCGATCCATCCGGTGCTCGATCTCAATGAAGGTTGGGAGGCCGAGAGGAGATCTCGACTGAACCCAAGTGATTCTGTTAGGGAGTTCAGGTTTTATTCAGCGTAG